TTCAGATATGAGTTATAATCTATGCATGAAAAATAGGCCAACCTCAGGCCTCTGACTCTGGTATGTCCTCACAATCTTCAATCATGGGAGGctgattaaaagaaaaaatgaaagaaagatagGCAAACACATGTTTGGTTAACATGTACATGTTAAAGATGGGCAAGCACATGTGTTTGGTTAACATGTAAATGTCAAGTAGGTGTCGTGCATCTCTGCTTATTCAAATGAACCACTTATCTGCATTTCAGTGTCGCCACTCAGAAAGCATATTGGTGAGACTGACTAAGATTTAGTTAACTCAGTAAAAGTGCTCTCAGCTGTGTCATGCTCTCCATAGTAAAGACCTTCAAAATGTctgttcttcttcctctcccttttATGTTATATAGTCACAGCCAAGTGAAGTACATGTATTCAGATATGTTTGGTACTCTGTAAAAGGCAAACTACTACATTCATATGGAATCACCTAGCTGGGTAAACAGACTCTCACTGAGGTCATTAATTCAAACAGAAGCTATAGGTAAGGCCGAACAACCGAATACCGAAAAGGTTATGCTCATCTTCACAAGCTTTCCCCAGCGTGATTTCAAATTCGCGggaaaacacaccacagactcgtccctcccccctcccctccctgtgtttccatagcaacagagGAGGAGTTTGAACTCTGACCGGTGACTACATCAGCGGAAATGAGGAACTAGGAAGTCGAGGAGAACTGATTTGGATcatcactgttttgtttcatcTGAATTGTAAGATAAATTAGTTAATGTTTTCCTTGCCATCAAAAAGAACAAACTAAAGAGACCACGACATGAATGTAGTAGAACATTCACTATTCAGTCCTTTCGCTGCATTTGCCCGTGAATTATGATTTTAAGGTAAATTAATCCTATAGCACTGTCTTCATGCTTTGACAGGGAGGAAAATATGTTGCTATAGCTAAGCTAAACATCTTATGTAAGTTTGATCGTAATATTAATTAATACTAGACAATGTTCCCTTTCAGTAGTACTAAACGGTTGCACATTAAGTCATTGATGCTATTTGTCGTGAGCTAAACTTGGtacttattttttgttgttttatagcTACAGTTATTCGGTGATGGCATTTGCTTCGGTTCATTTAAACAGCTAGTTACGGAAACGAGTGATTAAAATCAGTGTTTGAGCTTGGCTTTCTGTCCTTTCGGTTTTTTTCAGGTTACTTGACTTGAGAAAGATGTTGACGATGTGGCCTGTCGACGTATACGCTTTGACTGAATTGCTGAAGGAGAGATTAAACTAGATAACCATACTGGTCTGATTAAACTCTACAGCTATACTGGTCTGATGAAACTAGACAACTATATTGGTATGATTAAACTAGATAGATAAACTGTTCGGAAGTAATTTCCGTTGGTATCAACCTACCGTTGTTGCACCAGTAATGACACTGCTATTGTGCAAGCCtcttaaaacaaatgaaacaatgaatcTTAAGTGATCTTATCAAACACATTTGTCATACACAGGCTACATACGCCATTGTCCATAAAATATCACAATGTCATTAGCTGAACAGTCGCAGAAGTGGTTCCCCACTCACGTTCAGGTAACAGTTCTCCAAGCAACAAGCCTGCAGCCCAAAGGCAAGAATGGCACTAATGATGCCTACACTATTATCCAGCTGGGTAAAGAGAAGTACTCTACCTCAGTGGCAGAGAAGACCCTGAGTCCAGTGTGGAGAGAGGAAGCTTCATTCGAACTGCCAGGATTGCTAATGGAGGGAAACCCAGAGATTTATGAATTATGTCTTGTAGTGATGCACAGATCTCTGGTTGGGATGGATAAATTCCTTGGCCAGAAGAACATCAACCTTAATGAGATATTTGACAACAAGGAGCGGCGAAAAGTAAAGTAAGTGACcttataacaaaatataattatgGATGCAGCATTGTTCTGGTACTAAAGGGTAGGGGCTAGTTGCATACATAATGAACAGTCAGTTTTGGTCTGAGTCATTAGTGCTGACATTGGTATTTTCTCAAATCACTGTAGCTCCCACCCtgtgcaatatgaccatttctAAAACTAGCATTCTCTGAATTGCATTTAATGATTATACTCACAGTAATGATTAGTTATTATAAACTTATTAGTCTATCATTTTTGTCTGCTTATCGATCTATCCTGCTGATCGTAGTGTTACCCTTTGTTACACAGAGTGCCCTCTGTTCTTTAAAGCAGTTCAGGAGATTTCCAGAGGGTTTAGGTTGAATGTGGGCCAATAATTGGAATAAAATTTCAGCTTGTAGAATTTAACTTATGTAGGAGGGGCATCTAAATATCATCTTAAGTTTTAACCATTAAATGGCAAAGCCATCACTCTATTACAATGTGTAATTAGGAATGGTGTGAAAACAGGACTGAAAGACACATAACCAAtatcatggaaaataaaaactattaagGAAAAAAGGGCCTTGCTACAAACATTACAAGCAGCATTGTGTGGAAAAGATGTGTGTGGTAAAGCCCATAAGTCCATGAACAAGTTTGGTGAGGACAATTATAAACGTGACATTGCCTTTCTGGTTTATCCAGCCTCAGTGTCAAAACAGGTGTGTTCCCAGTGGGCCAGTGTTACATAGCCCACAGTACCGGTTAGAGACGTGCTCACTTAGGCATGGACACAGCTGCACTGCAATTTCTTCCTGTTTAAATGGCAGAGGAAATGTAGAGCTACTGTAGTTTGTGTGCTATAACACTTCTGTGGTCAACCCTCAGCATTAATTTGGCCATGAGCAGGTGCCTTTTCACTTTAagctttttgtttaaaatattgccTGCACtttgacaaattattttatCTGAGCAAATGTAAGGCAATGTGTTGATGTACTTAAGATGTCAATCAGGTCATTGATATAGTGTATAGGGGAAATACCTTATATTTTATTAACTCTGTCCCTTTGGGTAGTTATATTCAGTGTGCTTGTAAAGTCACTCCCATATTTTAAACAAGTAAGGGTTCTGATATTTTATGAGCCTTTTCTAGTTTTTTGGTAGGTGCTGTGTGGTTATTATAAAACTAACTGAACAATTGATTCAGATAGATAGTCTCTATTGTGTAAGACTCATTGAACACTTCTTATTATCTAATTTTGATGATCCATAGGCTGGACCCATAGGCTGGGTCCATATGCTTACTCTAACGCTGTTTATTGTGCTTAAACGCTATTACAGATGTCCAGTTCTGTTGCTTAATTCAGGTAGGCTTCTGTTTTGCCATATCACCCAGCtctaggttagggttagcattttGTCTTTATGGGCTACCTGACacctgggttagggttagggttcctCTGTATGGGCTACCTGAtacctgggttagggttagggttccaCTATATGGGCTACCAGACAccttggttagtgttagggtatgGTTACTCTATATGGGCTACCTGACacctgggttagggttagggttactctaTATGGGCAGCCTAATTAAGTAGTATGGCAATGGAGGAACGCCTGTGAACAGTACTTGaaacagtacatttaaaaaaaacaaggttCTTAGTTTAGAAACAAGTATAGCAGAAATGTTTAACCATTGTATCTGCCCTTTTACATTTGGTAAAATCTTAGTACCTGAGCTGCAGTCATGCATCCTCTGGAGCAGCATACAGTGAAGAAGAAATATCTCTTGACTTTATTTAAGGTTTGACAGAGCTTTGGCTTCAAACAGGAAGGTTTCTCACCAttgctgtgttttatgtgtttcaCTGAATCTGAATTAGAAAGAGCCTGTCCAAGTGCCTTAAACAGCCCTCTCACAATTTATGCTGCTACACAGAAATATTCGTCCTTTTATAATCTTCAAATGCCGCTATAAGCAGTGAATGAACAAAGGGCAGATTTGTGCAAATGTCACCTCCTTTTCACAGAGTTATGGCTTTAGTCGTCTTACTTGCAGACGAGAAAGCGCTAGAGGTTAAGTAAACAGGAGGGGTAGAAGATCCTGGACAGGGTGCGATACACCACATACTTTATGTGTCCCAGACCAGCACACTTACCAGGGAAGTAGAGGTACCCCTGCTATAATATCCACTCTCAGGGAGAGGAAGGGCTTCCACAAGGAACAGCCTCTGTGAATTTGTGTGAAATTGAGGTTTGCAGCCGCCAACATTTGTccccctgtttttttctttttaattaattataaatatggAAAGGACCTTAAACTACTGTGCTTTCTTCACAAAGGTGATGGACTGTTTCCAGTTTGGTACATCAGAGCTGCATGAAGCTGCTCTTTGTCTCACATGTAGTAAACCACTGTCCCTCACCAATATGTTCTATTTCACTAATCCCTTCCTATCCCTTTATCATATACTTTTGAACACGTGCTCAAtagaatgaaataataaaaagttaTTTGTCCATTTTGTTACCTTTATTTTCAGTTAGTGCTTTTCCCTTATGAATTGTAGAAAGTGTTTTAAACTGTACTGTCTAGTATCTGCATGTATCTTGTTCTCTCCTGCATGCACGACTGGTCTCTGGCAGCTGGTATGCCCTGGACTCCCGTGCtggcaagaagaagaaagaacGGGGAAAGATCCAGGTGAGCATCCAGTTCATGCGGAACAACCTGACAGCCAGCATGTTCGACCTCTCCATGAGGGAGAAGCCTCGCTCACCCTTTTCCAAGCTCAAGGACAGGATGAAGGGTCGCAAACACGACGGCACTTTCTCAGACACCTCCTCCGCTATCCTTCCGCGCTCGGCGCAGTGCGACCCCATCCCCCAGAGTGGCGCTGCTGAGCAAACCCAGGCTGGACCACTGCGGCCTGGACCCAAACGCTCACTCCTGGCTGGGACCCAGAAGCTCTCTGTTGCACACTCCATGTCTGACCTGACCGGCAGCCACTTTAGACCCAAGGTGGACTCCACGGGCTCCATAGCAGAGAGTGGTGAGGCTGGTACACACTGTAGAGGTTTTGATGGACTGCATGATGGCTCTGGCACATTGGTGTGAAAGATAATATCAGTGCAAGTCTGTCTCACTTGTGCCGACTTCCCCTTTTCTAAAACACATAACTAGTCATAAGCAGTATTACTCTGGCAGTCTAGTTCATCTATTTATACATGCAGAAACAAATATAACTGCACAGTTTGTTCCATTTAACCATAAACATCTGAATGCAGTGTTGAGAAGAATATTCTCACCAAAACAATCTTGATTTCTAcaccaaaatgttattttaaactTATATTTTCTTGAGCAAATCATTCTGTTTATGAGCCAAAATGAAAACGTAAAAAGTACAAGATACTGAGATGAATGCATTGATTAACTGTTGCATACCACTGTTTGTTAGGTTTATTAGGGAACTGGCTGTGCTTTAATGTTAGGGTGATCAGCTGACTGTCATTTCCCCAGGTGGTGCATCACCCCACAGGCGCTCACAGAGTGAGGTGCCCGGACACCAGGTTGACACCGGTGCTGGAGACCCCTTCCCTGACATGGGAGAACACATGCCACAGAAATACGCCACACTGCCCCGCAATCGCAACCCCTTCGAAGGAGAGCAGGGTGTGGCATGGGAGCGGGCTGA
This region of Electrophorus electricus isolate fEleEle1 chromosome 11, fEleEle1.pri, whole genome shotgun sequence genomic DNA includes:
- the LOC113585941 gene encoding rab11 family-interacting protein 2, whose protein sequence is MSLAEQSQKWFPTHVQVTVLQATSLQPKGKNGTNDAYTIIQLGKEKYSTSVAEKTLSPVWREEASFELPGLLMEGNPEIYELCLVVMHRSLVGMDKFLGQKNINLNEIFDNKERRKVNWYALDSRAGKKKKERGKIQVSIQFMRNNLTASMFDLSMREKPRSPFSKLKDRMKGRKHDGTFSDTSSAILPRSAQCDPIPQSGAAEQTQAGPLRPGPKRSLLAGTQKLSVAHSMSDLTGSHFRPKVDSTGSIAESGGASPHRRSQSEVPGHQVDTGAGDPFPDMGEHMPQKYATLPRNRNPFEGEQGVAWERAECRDRREKFSLLERVTGKKEGRKVGSGGHAGSSGDLRSPNPFDPELGGDTNPFLPQYMPSDGIKKPISNEDLSHKNKTSPERTQGKKTARENAQDLQATRAAYLSLSFEEVVQELMKQKEMVRKKDAHIRELEDYIDNLLVRVMEETPSILRTPYEPKRKAGKIFKK